Proteins encoded by one window of Salvia splendens isolate huo1 chromosome 7, SspV2, whole genome shotgun sequence:
- the LOC121741853 gene encoding oligoribonuclease-like: protein MDRLSNSFSLLELDAEDAKEHNLTATIAADGCETRDSGKGVDNGLEDGTLLEKESVYQQSSESIVGDYKMPLVWIDLEMTGLNIEVDRILEIACIITNGNLTKSIEGPDLVIHQPKECLDKMGEWCQEHHGESGLTERVLQSTISEQEAENQVIEFVKRHTGTAYTPLLAGNSVYMDLIFLRKYMPDLAALFSHNLVDVSSIKALCLRWYPRDRRKAPQKENKHRAMDDIKESIAELKFYKENIFKPKKSEEMRRLLDKDQLLKLSD, encoded by the exons ATGGACAGGCTCTCGAATTCATTTTCACTGCTTGAGCTGGACGCAGAAGATGCTAAGGAACACAATCTAACTGCCACCATCGCCGCTGATGGTTGTGAAACGAGAG ATAGTGGGAAGGGAGTAGACAATGGCTTAGAAGATGGAACACTGTTGGAAAAAGAGAGTGTGTATCAACAAAGCTCAGAAAGTATTGTGGGAGATTACAAGATGCCACTCGTGTGGATTGACCTGGAAATGACTG GTTTAAACATTGAAGTTGATAGGATCCTGGAGATTGCTTGCATTATTACAAATGGAAATTTGACCAAGTCCATTGAG ggtccagatttagttattcATCAACCAAAGGAGTGTCTTGATAAAATGGGAGAATGGTGCCAAGAACACCATGGAGAGAGTG GTTTGACCGAGAGGGTCCTTCAAAGTACAATAAGCGAACAAGAAGCTGAAAATCAG GTCATTGAATTTGTGAAGAGACACACCGGCACAGCATATACACCTCTGCTTGCTGGAAATTCTGTCTACATGGATCTTATATTCTTAAGG AAATACATGCCAGATTTGGCTGCCCTTTTCTCTCACAATCTTGTTGATGTCAGCAGTATCAAGGCATTATGTCTTCGATGGTACCCAAGAG ACCGTAGAAAGGCTCCTCAAAAGGAAAATAAACACAGAGCAATGGATGACATCAAGGAAAGCATAGCAGAACTTAAATTCTACAAGGAGAATATATTCAAACCGAAGAAGTCTGAGGAAATGAGGAGATTACTAGATAAGGATCAGCTACTAAAGCTCTCTGATTAG
- the LOC121740927 gene encoding mitochondrial import receptor subunit TOM40-1-like, with amino-acid sequence MAAFVPPSPAAPAAAASSSDAEQPKVDYLNLPCPIPYEEIHREALMSLKPELFEGLRFDFTKGLNQKFSLSHSVMMGPTEIPAQSAETIKIPTANYEFGTNFIDPKLMLFGRVMTDGRLNARLKCDLSDNLTLKGNAQLTNEPHMSHGMFNFDYKGSDYRTQFQVGNGALLGASYIQSVTRNLSLGGEVFWAGQHRKSGIGYAARYNTDKMVASGQVASTGMVALSYVQKVSDKVSLATDLMYNYMSGDVTSSVGYDYILRQCRLRGKIDSNGSVSAFLEERLNMGLNFLLSAEIDHRKKDYKFGFGLTVGE; translated from the exons ATGGCAGCGTTCGTTCCTCCGTCCCCCGCCGCGCCAGCGGCCGCCGCTTCCAGTTCAGATGCGGAGCAGCCTAAAGTTGATTACCTTAATCTTCCTTGCCCCATTCCCTACGAAGAAATTCATCGCGAGGCACTCA TGTCGTTGAAGCCAGAACTCTTTGAAGGATTGCGATTTGATTTTACAAAAGGACTCAATCAAAAATTTTCTCTCAGCCACAG TGTGATGATGGGACCTACTGAGATTCCTGCTCAATCTGCCGAGACAATTAAAATCCCCACTGCTAATTATGAATTTGGGACCAACTTTATAGACCCAAAG TTGATGCTTTTTGGGAGGGTGATGACAGATGGCAGGCTAAATGCAAGACTAAAATGCGATTTGTCTGATAATCTTACTTTGAAGGGCAATGCTCAA CTTACCAACGAGCCTCATATGTCTCATGGCATGTTCAATTTTGATTATAAG GGTTCGGATTATAGGACTCAGTTTCAAGTAGGAAATGGAGCCCTACTTGGTGCAAGTTACATACAG AGCGTGACCCGTAATTTGTCTTTAGGTGGTGAAGTATTCTGGGCTGGTCAACACCGGAAGTCTGGCATTGGCTATGCGGCACGTTATAACACTGACAAGATG GTCGCAAGTGGGCAAGTTGCCAGCACTGGGATGGTAGCCCTTAGCTATGTTCAGAAAGTATCTGACAAG GTTTCTCTGGCAACTGACTTAATGTATAACTATATGTCTGGGGATGTCACATCCAGTGTTGGTTATGATTACATTCTTCGGCAG TGCCGCCTGCGAGGAAAGATTGACTCCAACGGTTCAGTGTCTGCTTTCCTCGAAGAGAGACTCAATATGGGCctcaattttcttctttctgcaGAG ATAGATCACCGAAAGAAGGATTACAAGTTTGGCTTCGGCTTGACAGTGGGAGAATAG
- the LOC121810927 gene encoding CBS domain-containing protein CBSX3, mitochondrial-like: MQGGIQAFFSHSNVIKSAVLRHLLVAPPAALSLMFARHESTTATRMEEHGFESTTISDILQDKGKTADGSWLWCTVEDTVYDAVKSMTQHNVGALVVVKPVAGEHKSIAGIITERDYLRKIIVQGRSSKSTKVGDIMTEENKLITVTPDTKVLKAMQLMTDNRIRHIPVITEGGMIGMVSIGDVVRAVVSEHRNELNRLNAFIQGGY, from the exons ATGCAAGGAGGAATTCAAGCTTTTTTCTCACATAGCAATGTGATCAAGAGCGCAGTCCTGCGCCACCTGCTCGTGGCGCCTCCAGCCGCTCTCTCTCTCATGTTTGCACGCCACGAATCCACGACTGCTACTCGTATGGAGGAGCATGGCTTCGAGAGCACCACCATCTCCGATATTCTTCAAGACAAAGGGAAAACTGCAGATGGATCATGGCTCTGGTGCACCGTGGAGGATACTGTCTACGATGCTGTCAAGTCG ATGACTCAACACAATGTTGGGGCTCTGGTGGTGGTTAAACCCGTGGCTGGGGAGCACAAGTCTATTGCTGGGATCATCACTGAGAGAG ATTATCTGAGGAAAATCATTGTCCAAGGAAGGTCATCCAAGTCAACCAAAGTTGGCGATATCATGACTGAAGAG AACAAGCTGATCACAGTAACACCAGATACAAAAGTTCTCAAGGCAATGCAGTTGATGACAG ATAATAGGATCAGGCACATTCCGGTGATCACTGAAGGAGGAATGATTGGCATGGTGTCCATCGGAGATGTGGTTCGTGCAGTTGTGAGCGAGCATCGCAATGAGTTGAACCGTCTGAATGCCTTCATACAGGGAGGATACTAA